The following are encoded in a window of Thermoproteota archaeon genomic DNA:
- a CDS encoding universal stress protein, giving the protein MYKTILVPHAGTPAGDEALKHAIHAAKGTSAKIILLHVVEEIQHPMTFGLAESERNQLLSGIRDANESIRKEMGKEMEKRIAKCKESNVTCEVRVQVGDAAEKILDAVANDNVDLIVMAKRRKLKGMKKLFSLGSVSRKIVENVTCPVNLIDIESLK; this is encoded by the coding sequence ATGTACAAAACCATTCTAGTACCTCACGCAGGAACTCCTGCAGGTGATGAAGCATTAAAACATGCAATTCATGCAGCAAAAGGAACTTCTGCAAAAATTATTCTACTGCATGTGGTTGAAGAGATACAGCACCCAATGACATTTGGTTTGGCTGAATCTGAAAGAAATCAGCTTCTATCTGGTATACGTGATGCAAACGAATCAATTCGGAAAGAAATGGGAAAAGAGATGGAAAAAAGAATCGCTAAATGCAAGGAGAGTAATGTTACTTGCGAAGTAAGAGTTCAGGTTGGTGATGCTGCAGAAAAGATTCTTGATGCTGTGGCAAATGACAATGTAGATCTAATTGTTATGGCAAAGAGAAGAAAACTCAAAGGAATGAAAAAACTTTTTTCACTAGGTAGTGTTTCAAGGAAAATCGTAGAAAACGTAACCTGTCCTGTCAATTTGATCGATATTGAATCACTAAAATGA
- the pstS gene encoding phosphate ABC transporter substrate-binding protein PstS has product MKTKTSLLILTTIIASVLLPQAYAATQPDAPDQSKQFQINAAGATFPFPLIDLWRVEINKEFPNVNLNYQSIGSGGGVKQHIEKTVNFAASDAPLKKSESDLAPGTLHIPEAIGGVVVAYNIPEVPNKGLKLTGDEIADIYLGKITKWNDPRIAAHNSGLTLPNAEIIVAKRSDGSGTTFVFTDYLTKVSSEFDEKVGSGKSVPWPVGVGAAGNEGVAGIVRSTPYSIGYIELAYAFQTGMSYAFIQNGDKTAFIEPTLDTISAASAGVAKSLPSPAGDWSKVTLVNAPGKNSYPIASFTYLLVYDDISKTTKSLEEAKAVIHMIHWMITDGQSFSPSLLYVPLSDSVVELGKQGLAMVKYKDTKLFDYQAAQAKSSLEIPEWIKNVAKLWADGEISNEEYVASIQYLISQGIIKI; this is encoded by the coding sequence ATGAAAACAAAGACATCGTTGCTTATCCTAACGACTATCATAGCTTCAGTTTTGTTGCCACAAGCATATGCTGCAACACAGCCTGATGCTCCTGACCAATCAAAGCAATTTCAAATCAATGCTGCAGGTGCAACATTTCCATTTCCACTAATTGATCTATGGAGGGTAGAAATCAATAAAGAATTTCCAAATGTTAACCTCAATTATCAGTCCATTGGTAGTGGTGGGGGTGTTAAACAACACATCGAAAAAACTGTAAATTTTGCCGCCTCTGATGCACCACTAAAAAAATCAGAGAGTGATTTGGCTCCTGGAACATTACATATTCCAGAAGCAATTGGCGGTGTTGTAGTGGCATACAATATCCCAGAAGTTCCTAACAAAGGACTAAAGCTTACTGGTGATGAAATCGCAGACATTTACCTTGGCAAGATTACAAAATGGAATGATCCAAGAATTGCAGCACATAATTCTGGCTTAACACTTCCTAATGCTGAAATAATTGTAGCAAAGCGTTCTGATGGCTCTGGTACAACATTTGTGTTTACTGACTATCTGACAAAAGTTAGTTCAGAATTTGATGAAAAGGTTGGTAGCGGTAAAAGTGTTCCATGGCCTGTAGGTGTTGGAGCTGCTGGAAACGAAGGAGTCGCAGGAATTGTTAGAAGCACTCCGTATTCAATTGGTTACATAGAGCTTGCATACGCATTTCAAACTGGAATGTCATATGCATTTATTCAAAATGGAGACAAGACTGCATTCATAGAGCCAACGTTGGATACTATATCTGCTGCATCAGCTGGTGTTGCAAAGAGTTTGCCCTCTCCCGCTGGAGATTGGAGTAAAGTTACTCTAGTAAATGCACCTGGTAAAAATTCGTATCCTATTGCAAGCTTTACGTATCTGCTAGTCTATGATGATATTTCAAAGACTACAAAATCTCTTGAAGAGGCTAAAGCCGTAATTCATATGATACACTGGATGATTACTGATGGACAAAGTTTCTCGCCCTCATTACTGTATGTTCCATTGTCTGACTCTGTTGTGGAATTAGGAAAGCAAGGACTAGCTATGGTAAAATACAAAGATACTAAACTCTTTGATTATCAAGCTGCACAAGCAAAAAGCTCACTTGAAATTCCTGAATGGATTAAGAACGTAGCAAAGCTATGGGCTGATGGAGAAATATCAAATGAAGAATATGTTGCAAGTATTCAGTATTTGATATCACAAGGAATAATCAAAATTTAA
- a CDS encoding phosphate uptake regulator PhoU has protein sequence MQKTNNGKQTRRLQIVGGSTYVVSLPKNWIIEMNLKQNSTVSLVKNPNNSITIYQEEGINKESSQPIVFIGKDDSTESIRRKIIAMYLSGYNIIQIKTRGIKIPITHSKVITELVRNTLIGTEIIESSSEKITLQVLTRLSQLSFGIALNRMYDTTSNMHREVMDALKNQDLGYAQEIIKMDDEVDRFSLYMRRNLNLALQDVQVLYDSGLENPAECIGHRTVVKCVERIADHAALIAKKIKFLEGPLNTKTLKEIAEASEASVKVFEESIQTLIKRDYEKAENIASNIQNIIEKEKMIMKNLSDSDPNNATTKLILEDIRRIAEYTRDIVEVVIDENINSVISK, from the coding sequence TAAACAAAACAGCACAGTTTCCCTTGTAAAAAATCCCAACAATTCCATTACAATATACCAAGAGGAGGGAATTAACAAAGAATCTAGTCAACCAATAGTGTTTATTGGTAAAGATGACTCCACAGAATCAATTAGAAGAAAAATTATTGCAATGTATCTTTCTGGATATAACATCATACAAATAAAAACAAGAGGAATAAAAATTCCGATAACACATTCAAAAGTCATAACAGAATTAGTAAGAAATACTCTTATCGGTACTGAAATAATTGAATCTAGCTCTGAAAAGATTACTCTTCAAGTACTAACTAGACTCTCACAGTTATCGTTTGGAATCGCATTAAACAGAATGTATGATACTACATCAAATATGCATCGTGAAGTAATGGATGCATTAAAAAATCAAGATTTAGGATACGCACAAGAGATTATCAAAATGGATGATGAGGTAGATAGATTTAGCTTATACATGAGAAGAAATCTTAATTTAGCTTTACAAGACGTCCAAGTGTTATATGACTCCGGATTAGAAAATCCTGCAGAGTGCATAGGACATAGAACTGTTGTAAAATGTGTAGAAAGAATTGCAGATCATGCTGCATTGATTGCAAAAAAGATAAAATTTCTTGAGGGCCCATTAAATACTAAAACACTAAAAGAAATTGCAGAAGCAAGTGAAGCATCAGTTAAAGTTTTTGAAGAATCTATTCAAACGTTAATTAAAAGAGATTATGAAAAGGCAGAAAATATTGCATCAAACATTCAAAATATCATTGAAAAAGAAAAAATGATAATGAAAAATCTAAGTGACTCTGATCCAAATAATGCCACTACAAAATTGATTTTAGAAGATATTAGAAGAATTGCAGAATACACAAGAGATATTGTCGAAGTTGTTATTGATGAGAACATCAATAGTGTAATATCAAAATAA